One window of the Syntrophorhabdus sp. genome contains the following:
- a CDS encoding FAD-dependent oxidoreductase, with protein sequence MDTDDRSKPSGKVSRRQFVAGIGLAGAALLAGGTRSGSEAAPLPKKWDMETDVVVVGFGGAGACAAIEAAKAGSSVVILEKTPVPGGSTAISGGIVLAAGTPLQKSAGINDTAQEMFKYIKACGQGRADDALVKVVCDMSAENIAWLEGLGAEFPKDLLAMSGMEDEPEYTRITPAVKRGHRVKGTGGALFRALHNAVRAHKNVRIMTNTEGLKLITRPATTDTNNEVIGIMAKRSGKVTSIRAKKAVVLATGGVMSGDATKRWLQDYSPDVALTVPAGSLTATGDGYRMGMLSGAAMACLNTGGFLPSVMFPGHKMGGIVYINIWGLPNIYVREDGTRFCNEGAYYVLVSEEMFKKKATTAYCVFDSEAVKKALDMVPKGIEPTRTLALGVDPRDMEKGVTGKYVWKGETIGELARSIGIDAASLEKTLSTYNTNAEKGKDAEFGRKKGLAPLKKPPFYAFKIHVGMVCHDGGLKINTRAQVIDTFGTVIPRLYAAGRDSVGFFGARYPGSGGAIADLLAFGRIAGKNAAAEPPQTPAR encoded by the coding sequence ATGGACACAGATGATCGCTCAAAACCCTCGGGTAAGGTTTCAAGAAGGCAGTTTGTTGCTGGCATAGGGCTCGCGGGGGCCGCGCTGCTTGCCGGCGGGACCCGTTCCGGCTCCGAAGCCGCTCCGTTGCCAAAGAAATGGGACATGGAGACCGATGTCGTGGTGGTCGGTTTTGGTGGTGCGGGCGCCTGTGCCGCCATCGAAGCGGCCAAGGCAGGCTCTTCCGTCGTTATACTCGAAAAAACTCCTGTTCCCGGTGGCTCAACAGCCATCTCCGGCGGCATCGTGCTGGCTGCCGGTACCCCGCTGCAGAAGAGCGCGGGCATAAACGACACGGCACAGGAAATGTTCAAATACATCAAGGCTTGCGGACAGGGAAGAGCAGACGACGCACTGGTCAAGGTTGTCTGCGACATGTCAGCTGAGAACATCGCCTGGCTTGAGGGTCTCGGAGCTGAATTTCCGAAAGATCTCCTTGCCATGAGCGGTATGGAAGATGAACCCGAATACACCAGGATCACTCCCGCCGTGAAAAGGGGCCACAGGGTCAAGGGAACGGGAGGAGCGCTTTTCAGGGCACTTCATAACGCGGTAAGAGCACACAAGAACGTCAGGATCATGACGAACACGGAAGGGTTGAAACTGATCACGCGTCCCGCCACCACGGATACCAACAACGAAGTGATCGGGATCATGGCAAAAAGGTCCGGGAAGGTTACCAGCATACGAGCGAAAAAGGCGGTGGTTCTTGCAACGGGTGGTGTGATGTCGGGAGATGCCACGAAGAGGTGGCTGCAGGACTACTCACCCGACGTTGCGCTCACCGTGCCTGCCGGAAGCCTCACCGCGACAGGCGATGGTTACCGTATGGGTATGTTGTCCGGCGCGGCAATGGCATGCCTCAACACCGGTGGATTTTTGCCGTCCGTGATGTTCCCCGGCCACAAGATGGGTGGGATCGTGTACATCAACATCTGGGGTCTGCCGAACATCTATGTCAGAGAGGATGGCACACGGTTCTGCAACGAGGGCGCTTATTACGTGCTGGTAAGCGAGGAAATGTTCAAGAAGAAGGCAACGACGGCCTATTGCGTTTTTGATTCAGAGGCGGTCAAGAAGGCCCTCGATATGGTACCCAAGGGCATAGAGCCGACAAGGACCCTCGCCCTTGGCGTTGATCCGAGGGATATGGAAAAGGGTGTCACCGGAAAGTACGTCTGGAAAGGGGAAACCATCGGTGAACTCGCCAGGAGTATCGGCATCGATGCGGCATCCCTCGAAAAGACCCTTTCCACTTACAATACAAACGCCGAAAAGGGCAAGGATGCGGAATTCGGCAGAAAGAAAGGGCTTGCCCCCCTCAAGAAACCGCCATTCTACGCCTTCAAGATACACGTCGGGATGGTATGCCATGACGGTGGGCTGAAGATCAATACCAGGGCCCAGGTGATCGACACCTTTGGCACGGTCATTCCAAGGCTCTATGCCGCGGGACGCGATTCGGTGGGATTCTTCGGCGCCCGGTACCCCGGCAGCGGAGGAGCGATTGCCGATCTTCTGGCGTTCGGCCGCATCGCCGGGAAGAACGCAGCCGCGGAGCCGCCGCAGACTCCGGCCAGGTAG
- a CDS encoding cell filamentation protein Fic, whose translation MRTKSDILGENDRDNAVGLHALIRDFHLKVPLPRVRSEIVRGTRKTITTANRVLEQYPAAKGYQAAGLEGNLRFALRYEPVDVGVYKTLFLTVPKQDVERWVNREPLGIFARRAWYLYELLTGDTLDVKNVGSGRYIDLLNEKIHIVGPKRRVQRQRVNDNMLGTREFCPFIRRTPVLEHYFQKHLRVRARKIVEGIDPSILHRAAAYLYTKETKSSFAIEGEKPTRGRTERFIAVLSQAGTFNVASKRALVELQNAIVDPRYAQKGWRDGQNYIGETLHDYSQHVHFACPRPQDVDSLMRGWMQMLEKLVEPGVNGMDEISLAAASAFGFVFVHPFEDGNGRIHRFIVHHVLARSGFTPTGIIFPISAMMLNDRVHYDEALEAFSKTIIPFVEFTMDTDSRMTVHNDTADLYRYFDATPQTEYLYSCIEETLDKDFGAELRFVQFFDRAMERIGEIVDMPTNRASLLVRLIRQNNGTLSKSKRGQFPELADDEIERIEDAVNEAWNEFGGNGEAGGSAKPTP comes from the coding sequence ATGCGAACAAAGAGTGACATTCTCGGCGAAAATGACAGAGATAACGCCGTGGGACTACACGCTCTCATTAGGGACTTTCATCTCAAGGTTCCTTTGCCTCGGGTTAGATCTGAGATCGTCCGCGGAACAAGAAAAACCATTACTACAGCGAACCGCGTCCTCGAGCAGTACCCTGCGGCCAAAGGCTATCAAGCGGCAGGGTTAGAGGGCAATCTCCGCTTCGCTCTTAGGTACGAACCGGTGGACGTCGGCGTTTATAAGACCCTCTTCCTTACCGTTCCCAAGCAGGATGTAGAGCGATGGGTAAATAGGGAGCCCCTCGGTATCTTCGCACGGAGGGCATGGTATCTGTATGAGTTGTTAACCGGTGATACTCTCGACGTCAAGAACGTCGGGTCGGGCAGATATATTGACCTCCTCAACGAAAAAATCCATATCGTGGGTCCAAAACGCCGCGTTCAAAGACAGCGTGTGAACGACAACATGCTTGGCACCAGGGAGTTTTGCCCCTTCATACGAAGAACACCCGTACTCGAACACTACTTTCAGAAACACCTGCGGGTTCGAGCCAGGAAAATTGTTGAAGGCATCGACCCATCCATCCTTCATCGTGCGGCTGCCTACCTCTATACGAAAGAAACGAAATCGTCCTTTGCAATCGAAGGTGAAAAACCCACCAGGGGCCGCACGGAGCGTTTTATAGCCGTGCTTTCCCAGGCAGGAACGTTTAATGTGGCGTCCAAGAGAGCCCTCGTTGAGCTCCAGAACGCAATTGTCGATCCACGATATGCACAGAAGGGATGGAGAGACGGACAGAACTACATAGGAGAGACGCTTCACGACTACTCACAACACGTCCACTTTGCCTGTCCGAGACCACAAGACGTTGACTCTCTCATGCGAGGTTGGATGCAGATGCTGGAAAAGCTCGTGGAGCCTGGCGTTAACGGAATGGACGAGATATCCCTGGCGGCAGCCTCGGCGTTCGGGTTTGTCTTCGTTCATCCCTTCGAGGACGGCAATGGCCGTATTCACCGGTTTATTGTGCATCATGTCCTGGCAAGATCGGGATTCACGCCGACTGGTATCATTTTTCCGATCTCGGCAATGATGCTAAATGACAGGGTCCATTACGATGAGGCCTTGGAGGCATTTTCAAAAACGATAATACCATTTGTCGAATTCACGATGGACACAGACTCCCGCATGACGGTTCATAACGATACCGCAGACCTCTACCGGTATTTCGACGCAACACCTCAGACGGAGTACCTTTATTCCTGCATCGAGGAAACCCTCGACAAGGACTTCGGGGCCGAGTTGAGATTCGTCCAATTTTTCGACAGGGCGATGGAGAGGATCGGGGAGATAGTCGACATGCCGACAAATAGAGCGAGCCTTCTCGTCCGGTTGATACGACAGAACAACGGGACCCTCTCAAAGTCGAAGCGGGGTCAATTCCCGGAGCTTGCCGATGATGAAATAGAACGGATAGAAGACGCGGTGAATGAGGCGTGGAACGAGTTTGGCGGGAATGGCGAAGCCGGAGGGTCGGCCAAGCCTACCCCCTAA
- the plsY gene encoding glycerol-3-phosphate 1-O-acyltransferase PlsY gives MFFAYSFFVLPDQLTGFVLNPFLVVFAYLLGSIPVGVILGRLKGVDPRKMGSGNIGATNVMRAAGKKLGVVTLILDAAKGFLPVVLATVLGVHVYVIALVGLAAFLGHVFPVFLRFKGGKGVATALGVYLAVSPVTILGAFVVFVIVAAIWRYVSLASMIGAMAVPIGLYLIGAPWSFVVMAVLITLVVIVRHKDNIARLVKGTESKLSFSGGSKN, from the coding sequence ATGTTTTTCGCTTATTCTTTTTTCGTGCTCCCTGATCAGTTGACAGGCTTCGTTCTAAACCCGTTCCTGGTGGTCTTTGCTTACCTTTTGGGGTCCATTCCCGTGGGGGTCATTCTGGGGAGGCTAAAAGGGGTCGATCCCAGGAAGATGGGTAGTGGGAACATCGGGGCCACGAATGTCATGCGCGCCGCCGGCAAGAAGCTGGGGGTTGTCACGCTTATCCTCGATGCGGCGAAGGGGTTTCTGCCGGTTGTCCTGGCGACGGTCCTCGGCGTGCATGTGTACGTCATCGCCCTCGTGGGGCTCGCGGCCTTTCTGGGCCACGTGTTCCCCGTTTTCCTGAGGTTTAAGGGAGGGAAGGGCGTTGCCACGGCCCTTGGGGTCTATCTTGCCGTCAGTCCCGTGACCATCCTGGGGGCCTTTGTCGTTTTCGTCATCGTTGCCGCCATATGGCGCTACGTATCGCTTGCCTCCATGATAGGAGCCATGGCGGTCCCCATCGGCCTGTACCTCATCGGGGCCCCCTGGAGCTTCGTCGTGATGGCAGTCCTTATCACCCTCGTCGTCATTGTCCGCCACAAGGACAACATCGCCCGCCTCGTCAAGGGCACGGAAAGCAAGTTATCTTTCTCGGGTGGGTCGAAGAACTAG
- a CDS encoding adenine deaminase: MRPGTLKKLLDVVKGRTRPDTVIVNGKIVNVFTNSIDEGSSVIIKDGFIASVEEDGKAASYRAKRVIDAGGSYLCPGFIDSHTHIDSLYPFYALVPYAIRGGTTTVVTETSAVACACGMEGVTAFTKSTRGYPLRCYFLAPPLTPPFPEMESSRGLTLEEFNLFLKRQDVPAIGEAYWTRIVEGDPRILKQAVSAINANKKLDGHAAGAHAKRLVQYVLTGITSCHESVTVDEVIEKLRLGLTIMIRQGFVRKELPELHRLKDMDIDTRRLILTSDVFDAVMLREEGYLDAIVRTAISYGFKPMDAIKMATINPADYYGFRHLGAIAPLRHADIIFLADLEGVTVEQVMTNGEMVFEKGCFIKDIPPHVYPEAVRHSVKAAKCTPDDLRIETDGKSRTVRVIRVVNQTITEEVLWTPSVRNGCLEPDPSADIIRVSVINRYDGTQHGHGFINGIGIKNGAIATTLIWDTGNILTIGSSEKDMATAVNRLIDIAGGTVIVKNGKVIFEFPMPVFGTMPIGTIDEIANTTKEMEKKVREIGITLERPFLTIQTIPFSGLPFLRITDRGLADIKNRRLVPLFVDR, translated from the coding sequence ATGAGACCAGGCACTCTGAAGAAACTTCTCGATGTCGTCAAGGGCAGGACAAGGCCCGACACGGTCATCGTCAACGGGAAGATCGTCAACGTCTTCACCAACAGCATCGATGAAGGCTCATCCGTCATCATCAAGGACGGGTTCATCGCCTCCGTCGAGGAGGATGGAAAGGCCGCCTCGTACCGTGCCAAGAGGGTCATAGACGCGGGAGGAAGCTACCTGTGCCCCGGGTTCATCGATTCACACACCCACATCGACAGTCTCTATCCCTTCTATGCTCTCGTCCCCTACGCCATCCGGGGCGGCACGACCACGGTCGTCACCGAGACGAGCGCCGTCGCCTGCGCCTGCGGCATGGAAGGGGTCACCGCCTTCACGAAAAGCACGCGGGGATACCCCCTGCGCTGCTACTTCCTGGCCCCACCGCTGACGCCCCCCTTTCCGGAGATGGAAAGCTCCAGGGGGCTCACCCTCGAGGAGTTTAACCTCTTCCTCAAACGGCAGGACGTGCCGGCGATAGGTGAAGCCTACTGGACACGCATCGTCGAAGGAGACCCCCGGATCCTCAAGCAGGCGGTGAGCGCCATAAATGCCAACAAGAAACTCGACGGACACGCCGCCGGGGCCCACGCGAAAAGGCTCGTTCAGTACGTTCTCACGGGCATCACATCCTGCCACGAGTCGGTAACGGTCGACGAGGTCATCGAGAAGCTCCGCCTCGGGCTCACCATCATGATACGCCAGGGCTTCGTCAGGAAGGAACTCCCCGAGCTCCATCGACTGAAGGACATGGATATCGATACGAGAAGGCTCATCCTCACCTCCGACGTCTTCGACGCCGTCATGTTGAGAGAGGAAGGCTATCTCGATGCCATTGTCCGCACCGCCATATCCTACGGATTCAAGCCCATGGACGCGATCAAGATGGCCACCATCAACCCCGCCGACTATTACGGCTTCAGGCACCTCGGTGCCATAGCGCCCCTGCGGCACGCCGACATCATTTTCCTCGCGGACCTGGAAGGCGTGACGGTGGAGCAGGTGATGACGAACGGGGAAATGGTCTTCGAGAAAGGATGTTTCATCAAGGACATCCCTCCCCATGTCTACCCCGAGGCCGTACGCCACAGCGTGAAGGCGGCGAAGTGCACCCCCGACGACCTCAGGATCGAAACCGATGGGAAATCGAGGACCGTGCGTGTCATCAGGGTCGTCAACCAGACCATCACCGAAGAGGTCCTGTGGACACCCTCTGTCCGGAACGGCTGCCTCGAGCCCGACCCGTCCGCCGACATCATCCGCGTCTCCGTCATCAACCGCTATGACGGCACCCAACACGGCCACGGGTTCATCAACGGCATCGGTATCAAGAACGGCGCCATAGCGACGACGCTCATCTGGGACACCGGCAACATCCTCACCATCGGAAGCTCGGAAAAGGACATGGCAACGGCCGTCAACAGGCTCATAGACATCGCGGGCGGCACGGTCATAGTCAAAAACGGCAAGGTGATATTCGAATTCCCCATGCCCGTCTTCGGCACCATGCCCATCGGCACCATAGACGAAATAGCGAACACCACAAAGGAAATGGAGAAAAAGGTCCGCGAGATAGGCATCACCCTCGAACGCCCCTTCCTCACCATCCAGACCATCCCCTTCTCAGGCCTCCCTTTCCTTCGCATCACCGACAGGGGCCTCGCTGACATCAAGAACCGGCGGCTTGTCCCGTTGTTTGTCGATCGGTAA